The nucleotide window AAAATAGACCGTTACAATCCCGAACTGATTACCAGCTTATCAGAACATTATAAAGAGATCTTAAAACAAATAGGCGAGAACCCTGAACGTGAAGGTTTGCTTAAAACACCCGAGCGTGTTGCCAAAGCTATGCTTTATTTAACTCATGGTTACGAACTGGATGCCAAAAAAATACTTAGTTCGGCTTTGTTTAAGGAAGAGTATAGCCAAATGGTAGTGGTAAAGGATATAGAAGTATATTCGATGTGTGAACATCATATGCTGCCATTTTTTGGCAAGGCGCATATTGCCTATATCCCCAACGGCCATGTAGTGGGCTTAAGCAAAATACCGCGTGTAGTTGATATTTATGCCCGCAGGTTACAGGTGCAGGAACGTTTAACCAACGAGATACGCGATTGTATACAGGAAACCCTGCAGCCAATTGGCGTAGGTGTGGTAATAGAATGCCGCCACCTTTGCATGTGTATGCGCGGTGTACAAAAACAAAACTCGGTAACTACCACATCGGCATTTACGGGCGGATTTTTACAGGAAAAAACAAGGGCGGAGTTTCTCAATCTAATTTCAAACAAACTGAGTTGATACTTAGTGATTAGAGGTTAGTTAATTAGTGATTAGTTAGAATTGCTGATCGCTAACCTTTAATCGCTACCAAACTAATAAGACTAATCTCTAATTAACCAATCACTAATTAACTAAAATGAAAGCATACATTTTTCCGGGCCAGGGTGCACAGTTTGTAGGCATGGGTAAGGATATATACGAACAGAACGCGGAAGCTAAAGCTTTATTTGAGCAGGCTAACGAAATTTTAGGGTTCCGCATTACCGATATTATGTTTGAAGGTACTGTAGAAGAACTGAAAGAAACCAAGGTTACCCAACCGGCTATATTTTTACATTCGGTAATATTAGCTAAAGCTTTGGATAGCGATTTTCAGCCCGAAATGGTTGCTGGTCACTCATTGGGAGAATTCTCGGCTTTGGTGGCAGCCGGTGCTTTGAATTTTGAAGATGGGCTGCGCCTTGTTGCCGCCCGTGCCAATGCCATGCAAAAAGCCTGCGAGTTACAGCCATCAACCATGGCGGCTGTTTTAGGCCTGGATGATTTTACTGTAGAAGATATTTGCCACCGCGTAAGTGATGTTGTTGTACCGGCTAATTATAACTGCCCTGGCCAGTTGGTCATATCGGGCAGCATGGCGGGTATAGATAAGGCTTGTGAGTTGCTTTTAGCCGCTGGCGCTAAACGCGCCCTGAAACTACAGGTAGGCGGGGCGTTCCATTCACCATTGATGGAATCAGCAAGGGTGGAATTGGCGGCAGCTATTGAGGCTACCGAAATTAACGCCCCGGCTTGTCCTATCTATCAAAACATTGATGCCAAGCCGCAAACCGATCCGCAACAGATAAAACACAATTTGATAGCCCAGTTAACCGGGCCAGTGCGCTGGACACAAACCATACTACATATGCTGGAAGACGGCGCCACTTCCTTTACCGAGGTGGGCCCAGGTAATGTCTTGCAGGGCCTGGTTAAAAAAGCCGACCGCAATGCAGTTACAGCCAGCGCCATGTTACCCCAATAAATAAATATAAAAGCCGCAAACTAAAGCGGCTTTTGTTTTTTATGATAATTTTATACCTATAATTAATATCGGTTAATAATTACTTTTTTGAGTACATCTGCAAAAATACGGTTACTGCTGGCTATTGTTTGTGCCACATTTTTATTAACGGCTATTATCGTTAAAGAAACGTTTACGCCTAAGGTAAACCTGGCGCAAACCGGCGCTATACTGCAAAAAAACATTAATGCTAAGGAAGCTTACATTAATGAAATTATCAGCAGCAAAGGTATAGCACGTTTAAAACAGCTACCCGATAACACAACCGATGCTATAAATTTCATTCAGAACTACACTACCAAAAAACACATTTTAGTATACACTTACAGAAATAACCACATCAAATTCTGGACCGGGGGAAGTATAGTGCCAGAAAGCCCGGCACCTTATAAAGAAGGGTCGCAATTTGTAAAATTGGCTAATGGTTATTACGAGATCGTTAAAAAAACTGATGTCGATTTTACCGTATTAGCCTTTATACTGGTAAAGCCAATTTATCGGTTCGAGAATCAATACCTGCATAACCGGTTTGATAAAGATATGCTGCAGGATAATAATATTGATATTGCCGATATTTTTGACAAAGTTATATATGATATACACGCCACCGATAATTCGTACCTGTTTTCGGTAAAGCTTAAGCCGGGCAATGTTAACCACCGGTTTTATTATTTCGAAATAGTATTATGGCTGCTGGGTTTTATAACCCTATGCACGCTGATACATAATATATGTAATTACATTGCAGGTAAAGGGTTTATACTCTTATCGTTTGCCATACTAACAGCCTTTATTTGTATCACCCGGTTTATAAACCTCAACAATGGCTGGCCCGAACTGGGCGAATTTGAATTGTTTAATTCCCGGTTATATGGCTCAAATGCGCTATTTCCCACCCTTGGCGATTTTTGCCTTAATGTATTGGGCGCCTGCTGGCTGGCATCGTTTGTATTTCATCACCGGCATAAAATAATACGCCGAGCGGTAAGTAAAACGGCGGCATATTGTATTATAATCGTATGCTGCGCCGGTCTTATTGGCTTATCTACTATTTTGTTAAACCTGTATTATGGCCTGGTTATTAATTCAAATATCAGTTTTGATGTTACCAACGTATTTAACCTGTCGGGATTCAGTTTTTTAGGGGTATTAATGCTATGCTTTAGCTTTTTATTGTTTTACCTGCTAAATGATACGTTACTGGTTATAACCCGCCGGTTAACCATCCCCGATAAACATAAGGTATATATTTTTAGCTTTTTTATTATAGCGGCTACTGCAGTAACTTTCCTTCAGCACGGCGGTAGTGTCTTTTACATCTTAGTTGGTTTGTTTACCGCTATAAGGGCTTATGATATTTGGTATGGCAATGGCAAGCTTAACGCCACTTCTTTTTTAAGTTTAATCGCCATATGCTCTTTAATTTCAGCTATAAAGCTCAACCATTTCCAAAAGGTAAAGGATACAGAAATGCGCAAGGTGCTGATACAGAAACTGGAGGCTGCCGATGATGACACTGCCGACTCGGCCTTTCATAAAATTGAAAAACAAATTATTACAGACCCTATCCTGCTACAATATTTTGGCGAAAATGACAGGAACGATGAATTTTTAAGAAACCGCCTGCAAAAAAGTTATTTTGATGGTTATTTAAGTAAATACGATATTAAGGTATATGCGTTTAATAGCGCCGGCGAACCAATTACCAGCGATAAAAGTTACCTGCTTAATGATTTTAAGGACATGGTGGCTTATAGCTCCATTAAAAAGGTATCAGACTATTTTTACCATGAAACGGATTTTGGTTTTCAAAGCTACTTTGCCATCCTGCCGGTTAAAGATAACGATACAAGCTTAGGCACATTAGTAATTAACCTGAAATCGAAGCCGTTTGTAGCCGAAAGCACCTTCCCATTGCTGTTGGTAAAGGGCGAGGTACGATCGAACCAGGCTTTTAAAGATTATTCTTACGCTTTTTATAGTGATAAGCATTTATTAAACCAAAGCGGCAAGTACACTTATACACTGTATAATAATATTTTTAAAGGACAGCCAAGGCAATATGTAATTCAAAAAACCAAAATGGCCGACATCAGCTGGTATAAACCGCTGGCCCATTTTAACCACCTGATATATGTACAGCCCAATAAACGCAACATGATTGTGGTAAGCAGGCAGGAAGATCCCATAGCTGATAGTGTCACTTCACTCACTTTCTTTTTTGTAACACTATTAGGTTTTAGCGGCGTAGTAATTTTAATATCGTGGCTGTGGGCGCGCATTCGTATATTCAATATCAAAAATCAGCAAATAAAATGGGGATTTAGGATTAATGTTGATAAGATACTTTATCGCAGTCGTATCCAGTTCTCGGTAATATTTACTGTAGTATTCACGCTATTAATTATTGGCATTATTACATTTCAATCTATCAGCAACCAATACCGCGACCAGCAGCAGGAGATGATAAGGGACAAGATCAGCCGCATAGGACTGGTGTTTGAGCAGGGGTTAAGGAAAGATTACTATAGTACCCAACAGGCAGGGCAGGTAAAATTTAATGAGTTTGCTAATACCTACCTGGTAGATTTAACCTTGTATAATAAAAATGGTGTAGCGCTTATTACAACCCAACCCAAAATATACGATTATAACTTATTGGCCCGCCGCATGGATGGCCGGGCGTTTATTGGAATGAATAAACAACAACAATCGGTATTGTTGAATGATGAAAGAATTGGCGACTTAAATTATAAGGCCGCTTATGTACCTATAAGAAATGCTAAAGAACAAACAGTGGCCTACCTGCAGTTGCCTTATTTTGCGGATGAGGTGGAATATAATAACCGCATTGGCGCTTTGCTTAACGCCATGATAAACATATATGCACTGGTATTTATAGCGATTGGCTTATTTGCTATTGTAATAGCCCGTCAAATTACCTCGCCCCTTGCGTTTATTCAATACAATCTTAGTAAAACCATTTACGGCCAAAAAAATGAGCCTATTGTTTGGGACCGCGATGATGAAATAGGCGCGTTGGTGAAGGAATATAATAAAATGATAGGCGAACTGGAAGCAAGCGCGCAACGCCTGGCTCAGTCTGAACGTGAGACCGCCTGGCGCGAAATGGCAAAGCAGGTAGCCCATGAAATAAAAAACCCGCTGACGCCTTTAAAACTGGGCCTGCAGCTGCTTGATAAGGCATGGAAGGATAAAGACCCTAAGTTCGATCAGAAGTTTGAACGTTTCAGCAAATCGTTTGTAGAACAGATAGAAAGCCTGTCATCTATAGCCTCAGAATTTTCGGCCTTCGCTAAAATGCCTGATACCAAGCTTGAAAAGGTAAACTTGTTTGAAATTATTACGCAGGCGGTTATTATATTTAAACAGATGGATAATGTAACTATCGATTATCAGGCAGGCGATGCTTTCTTTATCCGTGCCGATCGCGATCAGTTACTGCGTTGCTTCAATAATTTGCTTAAAAATGCTATCGAAGCAATTCCTGATAACAGACCGGGGGTTATCAGCATTGCCCATAAAGTGAACCCGGGCCATGTATTGGTAATAGTTACCGATAATGGCAACGGTATACCCGAAGGTATGCGCGAAAAGATATTTGCGCCAAACTTTACTACCAAAAGCTCGGGGACGGGCCTTGGGCTGGCTTTTGTAAAAAACTCTATAGAAAATGCCGGGGGCAAAGTTTGGTTTGAAACTGAACTGGGCAAAGGCACCACATTCTTTTTAAGCCTGCCCGCTGCGGTATAGTCTTTGGCTATGTCGTCATTCTCTACGCGTCATTGAATTATTTCTGTCATTGGTCATTCAATAACGATGAAAGTTTATCTGGTTACTTAAATAAAAACCCGGCCTGCATTGCAAGCCGGGTTTTTATCATAATCCGAAATCGAAATCCCGAAATCAGGTTATTTCAATGTGAAATTCACTTTACCCATGGTATACCCATCTGAATAAAGGATAACTGTATAAGTACCTTTTTGGAATGGCGGGGTGCTTGGGCTTACCCAATCTATCAGGAAAGGCGCGCCATCATCCTTATAATCAATAGAAGTTTTGTAGGTTGATTGCAGGTCCTGCCCGTCCGAACTAAAGGTAGTTGTTTCGTTGCTGGTTACCAGGTTGCCAGTTGGGTCAAGCACACGCAAATAAATATCGTGCGATGATTTTTGTGCTACCGGGTTGCTGGCTACTGTGAAATTGATCTTTATTTTGGTGGCCTGGCTGGCTTTTGTTACATCAACTTCTTTTCCATTACCCTTAACCTTATAAGCGGTAACGG belongs to Mucilaginibacter boryungensis and includes:
- the folE gene encoding GTP cyclohydrolase I FolE — protein: MNGQYIDDEDEISGYQKIDRYNPELITSLSEHYKEILKQIGENPEREGLLKTPERVAKAMLYLTHGYELDAKKILSSALFKEEYSQMVVVKDIEVYSMCEHHMLPFFGKAHIAYIPNGHVVGLSKIPRVVDIYARRLQVQERLTNEIRDCIQETLQPIGVGVVIECRHLCMCMRGVQKQNSVTTTSAFTGGFLQEKTRAEFLNLISNKLS
- the fabD gene encoding ACP S-malonyltransferase yields the protein MKAYIFPGQGAQFVGMGKDIYEQNAEAKALFEQANEILGFRITDIMFEGTVEELKETKVTQPAIFLHSVILAKALDSDFQPEMVAGHSLGEFSALVAAGALNFEDGLRLVAARANAMQKACELQPSTMAAVLGLDDFTVEDICHRVSDVVVPANYNCPGQLVISGSMAGIDKACELLLAAGAKRALKLQVGGAFHSPLMESARVELAAAIEATEINAPACPIYQNIDAKPQTDPQQIKHNLIAQLTGPVRWTQTILHMLEDGATSFTEVGPGNVLQGLVKKADRNAVTASAMLPQ
- a CDS encoding ATP-binding protein, with the translated sequence MSTSAKIRLLLAIVCATFLLTAIIVKETFTPKVNLAQTGAILQKNINAKEAYINEIISSKGIARLKQLPDNTTDAINFIQNYTTKKHILVYTYRNNHIKFWTGGSIVPESPAPYKEGSQFVKLANGYYEIVKKTDVDFTVLAFILVKPIYRFENQYLHNRFDKDMLQDNNIDIADIFDKVIYDIHATDNSYLFSVKLKPGNVNHRFYYFEIVLWLLGFITLCTLIHNICNYIAGKGFILLSFAILTAFICITRFINLNNGWPELGEFELFNSRLYGSNALFPTLGDFCLNVLGACWLASFVFHHRHKIIRRAVSKTAAYCIIIVCCAGLIGLSTILLNLYYGLVINSNISFDVTNVFNLSGFSFLGVLMLCFSFLLFYLLNDTLLVITRRLTIPDKHKVYIFSFFIIAATAVTFLQHGGSVFYILVGLFTAIRAYDIWYGNGKLNATSFLSLIAICSLISAIKLNHFQKVKDTEMRKVLIQKLEAADDDTADSAFHKIEKQIITDPILLQYFGENDRNDEFLRNRLQKSYFDGYLSKYDIKVYAFNSAGEPITSDKSYLLNDFKDMVAYSSIKKVSDYFYHETDFGFQSYFAILPVKDNDTSLGTLVINLKSKPFVAESTFPLLLVKGEVRSNQAFKDYSYAFYSDKHLLNQSGKYTYTLYNNIFKGQPRQYVIQKTKMADISWYKPLAHFNHLIYVQPNKRNMIVVSRQEDPIADSVTSLTFFFVTLLGFSGVVILISWLWARIRIFNIKNQQIKWGFRINVDKILYRSRIQFSVIFTVVFTLLIIGIITFQSISNQYRDQQQEMIRDKISRIGLVFEQGLRKDYYSTQQAGQVKFNEFANTYLVDLTLYNKNGVALITTQPKIYDYNLLARRMDGRAFIGMNKQQQSVLLNDERIGDLNYKAAYVPIRNAKEQTVAYLQLPYFADEVEYNNRIGALLNAMINIYALVFIAIGLFAIVIARQITSPLAFIQYNLSKTIYGQKNEPIVWDRDDEIGALVKEYNKMIGELEASAQRLAQSERETAWREMAKQVAHEIKNPLTPLKLGLQLLDKAWKDKDPKFDQKFERFSKSFVEQIESLSSIASEFSAFAKMPDTKLEKVNLFEIITQAVIIFKQMDNVTIDYQAGDAFFIRADRDQLLRCFNNLLKNAIEAIPDNRPGVISIAHKVNPGHVLVIVTDNGNGIPEGMREKIFAPNFTTKSSGTGLGLAFVKNSIENAGGKVWFETELGKGTTFFLSLPAAV